Proteins encoded in a region of the Populus nigra chromosome 3, ddPopNigr1.1, whole genome shotgun sequence genome:
- the LOC133690159 gene encoding GTP-binding nuclear protein Ran-3-like, with product MALPNQQTVDYPSFKLVIVGDGGTGKTTFVKRHLTGEFEKKYEPTIGVEVHPLDFFTNCGKIRFYCWDTAGQEKFGGLRDGYYIHGQCAIIMFDVTARLTYKNVPTWHRDLCRVCENIPIVLCGNKVDVKNRQVKAKQVTFHRKKNLQYYEISAKSNYNFEKPFLYLARKLAGDPNLHFVESPALAPPEVTIDLAAQAQHEAELAAAVSQPLPDDDDDVFD from the exons ATG GCTTTGCCGAATCAGCAAACTGTTGATTATCCAAGCTTCAAGCTTGTTATTGTTGGTGATGGTGGCACAG GGAAAACAACATTTGTGAAAAGGCATCTTACTGGCGAGTTCGAGAAGAAATATGAGC CAACTATTGGTGTGGAAGTTCATCCTTTGGATTTCTTCACCAACTGTGGAAAAATTAGATTCTATTGCTGGGATACCGCTGGTCAAGAGAAGTTTGGTGGTCTCAGAGATGGATATTA CATCCATGGACAGTGTGCGATCATCATGTTTGATGTTACTGCTCGTTTGACATATAAGAATGTCCCTACATGGCATCGGGATCTTTGCCG GGTTTGTGAGAACATTCCTATTGTTCTTTGTGGAAACAAGGTTGATGTGAAGAACAGGCAGGTGAAGGCAAAGCAGGTCACTTTCCACCGTAAGAAGAACTTGCAGTACTATGAAATTTCAGCAAAGAGCAATTACAACTTTGAGAAGCCCTTCCTGTACCTTGCCAGAAAGCTTGCTGG GGATCCCAATTTGCATTTTGTCGAGTCTCCTGCCCTGGCTCCTCCGGAAGTTACAATTGATCTTGCAGCACAGGCACA GCACGAGGCTGAGCTTGCAGCTGCAGTTAGTCAACCTCTTccagatgatgatgatgatgtattCGATTAA
- the LOC133690062 gene encoding GTP-binding nuclear protein Ran-3, producing MALPNQQTVDYPSFKLVIVGDGGTGKTTFVKRHLTGEFEKKYEPTIGVEVHPLDFFTNCGKIRFYCWDTAGQEKFGGLRDGYYIHGQCAIIMFDVTARLTYKNVPTWHRDLCRVCENIPIVLCGNKVDVKNRQVKAKQVTFHRKKNLQYYEISAKSNYNFEKPFLYLARKLAGDPNLHFVETPALAPPEVPIDLAAQAQHEAELAAAASQPLPDDDDDAFE from the exons atg gcTTTGCCAAATCAGCAAACTGTTGATTATCCAAGCTTCAAGCTTGTAATTGTCGGTGATGGTGGTACAG GGAAAACCACATTCGTTAAGAGGCATCTTACCGGAGAGTTTGAGAAGAAATATGAGC CAACTATTGGTGTGGAAGTTCATCCTTTGGATTTCTTCACCAACTGTGGAAAAATTAGATTCTATTGCTGGGATACAGCTGGTCAAGAGAAGTTTGGTGGTCTCAGAGATGGATATTA CATCCATGGACAGTGTGCCATCATTATGTTCGATGTTACTGCACGATTGACATATAAGAATGTCCCTACATGGCATAGGGATCTTTGCAG GGTCTGCGAAAACATTCCTATTGTTCTCTGTGGAAACAAGGTGGACGTAAAGAACAGGCAGGTGAAGGCAAAGCAGGTTACTTTTCACAGGAAGAAGAACTTGCAATACTATGAGATTTCAGCTAAGAGCAATTACAATTTTGAGAAGCCATTTTTGTACCTTGCCAGAAAACTTGCTGG GGATCCTAACTTGCATTTTGTTGAGACTCCAGCCTTGGCTCCCCCAGAAGTGCCTATTGACCTTGCAGCACAGGCACA GCACGAGGCTGagcttgctgctgctgctagtCAACCTCTTCCAGATGACGATGATGACGCATTTGAGTAA